A stretch of DNA from Dokdonia sp. PRO95:
TTAGACATAAGTTAAAATGCTTATTTTTGGGGTTTGTTTAAGGGGTTAAATACGCTTTCGCGAAAGCGTAATCTAAAACCTCAACAACGTTCAAATATAAAATAAATTATCCACACCATCCATCGTATGAAATCTCAAGAGGTACGTAAACAGTTTCTAGACTTTTTTGAATCCAAAAAACATACCATAGTGCCCTCTGCACCAATGGTTTTAAAGGATGACCCCACGTTAATGTTTACAAACGCGGGAATGGTGCCCTTTAAAGAATATTTTTTAGGTAATGCCACGCCAAAGAATACAAGACTCTCAGATACTCAAAAATGTTTGCGTGTTTCTGGTAAACATAATGACCTCGAGGAAGTAGGTAAAGACACCTATCATCACACGATGTTTGAGATGCTGGGTAACTGGTCTTTTGGAGATTACTTTAAGGAAGAGGCGATCGCTTGGGCTTGGGAATTCTTAACGGAAGTAGTTAAGATTGATAAAGACAGTCTATATGTGAGTGTTTTTGAAGGAGATAAAGAGGATGGATTAGATAGAGATCAAGAAGCTTTTGATATCTGGAAGCAGCGCATTGATGAGGATAGAATCATCGATGGAAATAAAAAGGATAACTTCTGGGAGATGGGAGCGCAAGGACCTTGCGGGCCATGTTCAGAAATACACGTAGACATAAGATCTGCCGAAGAAAAAGCAAAAGTAGACGGAAAGACCCTCATCAATATGGATCATCCACATGTAGTGGAAATCTGGAACTTGGTATTCATGCAGTACAATCGTCTTGCAGATGGATCGCTTGTAAAGCTTCCTAATCAGCATGTAGATACTGGAATGGGATTTGAGCGTTTATGTATGGTGCTTCAAGGAGTGCAGTCTAATTATGATACAGACGTTTTTACTCCACTAATGAGCGAGATTGAAACCATCACAAACTCAAAGTGTGGTAATGATGAAGAAATAGATATTGCAGTACGAGTAATCGCAGATCATGTAAGAGCTGTGTCATTCTCAATTGCAGATGGGCAGTTGCCTTCTAATACTGGGGCTGGCTATGTAATACGTAGAATCTTACGACGTGCCATTCGTTACGGGTTTACATTCCTTGATACTAAGGAACCATTTATTTACAAGCTTGTAGCAACACTTGTAAAACAAATGGGTGATGCATTTCCAGAACTTAAATCACAGAAAAATTTAATTACAAATGTGATACGTGAAGAGGAAGCTTCCTTTTTACGTACGCTAGATAAAGGATTACTGCTGCTTGACAATGTGATTGCAGCTACAAAGGGTGATACCGTTTCTGGAGATAAAGCTTTTGAACTTTATGATACCTACGGATTCCCAATAGATCTTACAGCACTTATACTTAGTGAGAAAAACTTAAAGCTTGATGAGAAAGGCTTTGAGGCTGCTCTTAAAGAGCAAAAGGACCGTTCTCGTGCAGCAACCAAGGTGGAGACAGACGACTGGAATATCTTACAGGAAGATGCTGAAGAGGAATTCATAGGCTACGATACTCTAGAAGCATCTGTAAAAATCACTCGCTACCGTAAGACAGAGAGTAAAAAAGACGGGGAGTTATATCAACTAGTATTTAATCTTACGCCATTCTATCCAGAAGGAGGAGGGCAAGTAGGTGATAAAGGATATCTAGAAACTCCAAGCGGAGAGGTGGTTTACATCATAGATACAAAGAAAGAAAACAACCTTATTATACACCTTGCCAAAAACCTCCCAAGATCTACCGAGGGAACGTTTAAGGCAGTGGTAGATGTGAAGCAACGTAGCCGTACGGCTGCAAACCATACGGCAACACACTTATTACACCAAGGGCTTCGTAAGATACTAGGAACACACGTGGAGCAAAAGGGAAGTATGGTACATAGCAGAAACCTACGTTTTGACTTCTCTCACTTTTCTAAAGTGACAAGCGAGGAGTTAAAAGAGGTAGAAGATTTTGTAAATGCACGCATACGCGAAAATCTATCTCTAGAAGAGCAACGTGGTATTCCTTATGATCAAGCTATACAAGAAGGAGCGATAGCATTATTTGGAGAAAAGTATGGAGATGCTGTAAGGACCATACGCTTTGGGAAGTCTATGGAGCTTTGTGGTGGTACACACGTAAAAAATACAGGAGACATCTGGCATTTCAAAATAACTTCAGAAGGGGCAGTGGCCTCTGGTATACGCCGCATAGAAGCAATTACTAGCGATGCTGCCAAAGATTACTTTACATCAGAAACCGAAGCCTATAATCAAGTAAAAGCAACCCTTAAAGGGAATCAAGATCCAGTAAAAGCGATTACTAGCCTACTCGATGAGAATGCTGCTTTAAAAAAGCAAGTAGAAGCACTTATAAAAGAGAAAGCTCAAAACTTAAGTGGTGATCTAGCAAAAGAATTTGTAGACATAGATGGTGTAGATTTCTTAGCAAAAAAGGTAGATCTAGATGCGGGAGCTATTAAAGATCTTGCTTTTAAATTAGGAGAGAATAAAGACAACGTATTCTTGTTATTTGGAACAGAGCAAAACGGTAAAGCATTACTAAGTTGCTACATCTCAAAAGAGCTTGTCGCTTCAAAAAATCTGAACGCAGGTACTGTCGTGCGTGAGTTAGGAAAGCACATCCAAGGTGGAGGAGGAGGACAACCTTTCTTTGCAACTGCAGGAGGTAAAAATCCAGCAGGTATAGACGCTGCCATTGCAGAGGTTAAGAACTATCTTGTATAATGAAACTACAGACCCAAATACCGCTAGAGCCTGCTGCTCGTCAATTTGGGTATGATCATAAATTATTGTTGTTAGGTTCTTGCTTTGCGCAGAACATAGGTGACAAGCTAGCATATTATAAATTCCAAGCGGTTACAAATCCGTTTGGAATTATTTTTAATCCCGTCGCACTAGAACGATTAGTAGCAGATGCTGTTGCAAATAAAACCTATACAGAAGCAGACGTCTTTGAACTAGACGGAGTCTGGAAATCTTTTTATGCACACAGCGACAAAAACGCCCTTACGAGACTAGGAGCTGTGATACACTTACAAGAGGCGCAGCAATTGCTCAGGCAACAGCTTATAGAGTCTTCTCATCTATTTGTCACACTAGGTACTGCTTGGGTTTATAAACATCTTGAACGTGATGAGGTGGTGGCCAACTGTCACAAGGTTCCTCAACAGGCATTTACTAGAAAACTCCTTTCTGTCACCGAAATTCAAGGAAGTCTGTCTCGTATTTGTGAGCTGGTAAAAACACTTAATCCACAAATTGAGATTGCTTTTACAGTGTCGCCAGTGCGTCATATTAAAGATGGTATAGTAGAAAATACTCGCAGCAAATCACATTTACTTACAGCAGTTCATCAACTTGTAGATAGTCGTGAGGCGAGTTATTTTCCGGCTTATGAGATTGTGATGGATGAGTTACGTGACTATCGCTTTTATACAAGTGATATGGTTCACCCATCTGAGCAGGCTGTTACCTATGTATGGGAGCGTTTTGTAGAAGTGTACGCTTTCGCGAAAGCGCAACAAACAATGAAAAAAGTAGCTCAAATCAAACAAGGGTTAGCTCACAGACCTTTTAATGAAGACAGCGCTGCGCACCAAAAATTCTTGGTAAAATTAGAGGGTCAAAAAGAAAAGCTAGTTCAAGAATTTCCGTGGATGAGGTTTTAAAGAAACCTTAGGTGATCATTTTTTTATAAAGTGAAAGCCATCCGCCACCATTCATGGCTTCAATACCTTTTGACCTAAGGACGGCTGCGGCTGTAGCACTCCGGCCACCGCTGGCACAAACGCATATTACAGGTTTGTTCCATTTTTTAATCGTTGTGGCTTGGGCGGCTATGTTTTGCACAGGTATGTGTTTAGAGCCAGGGATGGCGCCGCTATCATATTCGGCTTTTGATCGCACGTCTATGATAACAGCATCTCTACTAAAGAAGTCATCAAGTTTCCGCTGTTTCTTACCAAAAAAATTACTGAATAACCCCATTATCTTCCATTACTAGGCTTAGTCCGTCTTTTATGAGGTGTGCAATATTTGCTCTAGAAATCATGAGAGATTCTAAGTGTGCTAGCACTTCCTTGTTTCGCGTAAGCTCAAATATCTCAAGCGATAAAAGCCAGTCAGAAGGATACTGTTTCTGTACTGTTTGAAATATCGTTAAGAGAGTTGTTTCTTGTGGAGCTCCACTTTCTCGTTGAGTTCTTACTTCTTTGTAGAATTCGTTGAGTTTTTTGTCTTCTTCAGATAGTTCATGTTGTATGGTGGTGGTGGTACTCACTTGACTTTTTATCTCAAACGAATCATGATCTGCTGCTCCTGCAAAAGCAGAAACTACAGAGGTTCCTATGGCCATATCAAAAGGCCCATTCTTACGTGAGATAAGTTTATCACCTTTGTATGAAACTTCGCAGCCATCAAAATGAACTACGAGCAAGGTGCCATCTACACTACGAGTACCAGTGGTAATCATTCCTGTCACGGTAATGCCACTTTCAAACTCAAAGGAGTTTATGCCGCCTTCGTAAATTTCAAAAGCTTTAAGATCTCTTGGACTCATATTTTCGATAGCCATAGAGCTACGCTTGAGCTTCCCTAAGGGAGAAGAGAATCCTTTTCTAAAATGATCTGTTCCTAATCCAATGAGCTCCTTACCTCTGTAAGAGAGTGCACTAGGACCATGAGTTTCAAAATAAACAACGCGGTTGTCTTCATCTTGAATCATGTTACTAAAATTCCCACTTACTTGCAGTCCAGTGTTAAGCTCGATAGAGCCTAGTTGCTTGCAGTCTATAAGTTTTTGAACACCTCGCCATCCACCACGTCTAAGTGCCATAGTCTCTGCAAATTCTTCTAGTACTTCCATTAAGTACCCAAAATCTGGAGTGACAAATAGCTGAGGTTGCATCTGCGTGATGTCAAATTCTTGATAAGCAGCATCTATGCTATAAGGTAGTTTTTTTACAGCATCAGTAAGGCAATGTTTACTCTCACCTAGTGATGATAATAATCCAGCGCCATATAATTTAGGATCTTCTAGTGTTCCTATAAGTCCATACTCTACGGTCCACCAGTGAAGGTTTCTTATTAAAGCAATTTCAGATGGTTCTACCGTCATTTGCTGCAGGCGGTTTACCTCATCTTCGGCAGCGTCTATATCCTTTTGAGCAATACCCTCTGCTTCTTTTAAAATAGATAGCTTGCGTACTGCTTCATACATATCCATATCATGTGCATTTGATATGGCACGAGCACCTATTTCTCCAAATCTGCGCAGGTACTCTGCATAATCTGGACTTGCAATAATAGGAGCATGACCAGCACCTTCATGTATAATATCTGGTGCAGGTGTGTATTCTATATTTTCTAGTTGGCGTATGTCACTAGCAATCACAAGCACCTTGTATGCTTGAAATTCCATAAAAGCATTAGGAGGTATAAAACCATCTACCGCGACAGCAGCCCACCCTATTTCTTTAAGAATGCGATTCATCCCGTACATAGAAGGGATGTTATCTATAGAAATCCCTGTTTTTTTAAGACCAGACATATAGCTCTCATGAGCCACCTGACTTAAATGAGCTACATTTTTACGCATCACATATCTCCACACTGCTTGGTTGATAGGAGTGTATTGATCATAATCTTGCGCCTTGATATATTGTCCTAAATGCTTAGGCAGACGATCTAATAACGGGTTTGATGTAACTGGTATTTCCATAGAGTAAATTTACAAAGAATTGGTCGTGATTAAAATGCTTTCCTAAATCGTTTGCGTTAAATTATTTTTGGGTATCCGCTTTCGCGAAAATGTGAGTTGGCAAAACACGCATTACTCCCTATTTACCTATTTTTACCTAACATTAACTTCAGCTATATACAATGACACAACCTTACGTAAAGACATTAAAAGCAAATGGAATCGCTACGATTACATTTTTTCATCCAGCGCATAATAGCATGCCTAGTACTGTACTTGCAGACCTCGAGAGTGCAATACAAAATAGTGGAGAAGATGAAGATGTAAAAGTAATCATACTGCAAAGTGGAGGGGAGCGCACCTTTTGTGCTGGCGCCAGTTTTGATGAGCTTAAAAGCATAGAAGATAATGTAGAAGGGAAAGAATTCTTTATGGGTTTTGCACGGGTGATTCTTGCCATGCGTTCTTGTCCTAAGATTATCATAGGTCGTATTCAAGGTAAAGCAGTAGGAGGTGGCGTAGGTCTTGCAGCTGCAACAGATTATTGCTATGCAACTAAGTATGCGAGTATAAAACTAAGCGAACTCACCATAGGTATAGGACCGTTTGTAATTGCTCCCGCTGTTGAACGCAAGATAGGGTTGAATGGACTAAGCGACTTGACACTAAATGCAACAGAGTTTTATAGCCCAGAATGGGCTAAAGAAAAAGGACTGTATGCAGCCCTTTGTGAAACTTCTATTTTAATGGATGAAGCGGTACAAGCACTAGCTGTAAAACTTGCTTCATACAACCCAGAAGCGGTTACCGCTATGAAAAAAGCATTATGGGAAGGAACAGACCACTGGCCATCACTTCTAGAAGAACGTGCTGAGATGAGTGGTACTTTAGTGTTAAGTAAGTTTACAAAAGATACACTGGGAGCGTTGTAACTGAGATGACAATACCAGTCAGAAGCTTTATATATTAAAAAAGCACCCCTTGGGGTGCTTTTTAAGTTTAAGGGCTAATTCAAACAATGTTTTAATTTCCTGCTACTTGTGGAGGATATACACCTAAAATTTCTTGAACGATTAGGTTAATGCGTTCTTCACGCTTATCTACGTCGCCAGTAACTAGTGGTGCTGTACCCTGTCCTTGCCAGATAAGCTGATTTTTATTTGCGTCAATTAAGTCAATGTATAATGTACCTTGAGTAGATCTTGCAACGGTGTTATTGTTAAAACCACCGTTCCAGCCCCAGGGGCCTCCCCATGGTCCCCAGAAACCTCCCCAGCCCCCACGGAAGCCAAAGTTGTTTTGGTACACATCGATACGTTCTTTCGCTTTTGTAAATATGCTTACGAGTACCGTAGGATTTTCAGATTTTGTAAAACCTTTTGCCATCATCTCAGATTCAATAGCGCGGAGTACACGTTTTTTATCTAAGTCAGAAATCTCTGCTTTGTCTATTCCTGGTTTGTAAAAAGCAAAGGTTTTGTACTCGTTAAAGTTTGTTTCCTTGTCGTAGTCAGAAGCTACGCGCACAGTGCTACATGAAGCCAGTAAGAGTACGGCTCCCAGTAATGGTAAAAGTCTAAGTGCTTTCATAGTAGTTTGTTTTTAAAGATTATTTATAAGTGGTTCTGCAAAAAAATGATAATACTAACTGCAAGATTAGGGTCGTAATCATAAGGTGATTGTTCTATAAGGTAACAATCCTTTGGTCACTTATCCTGTTTTATCAAACACTTCTTTTATTTGTCTAGTGTAAAATGATTGATTTTAAGCATCTTTCAGATTATTAAAATTATCAATTACCGTACCAAAATGGCTGTTTAAGAGAAGCACATATATCTCATCAACAAGGTGATGGAATATATGTAACTAAAATGTAGTAATTGGTGTGTAGAATTTTTCGCGAAAGCGTACTGTATATAATGTCTTATTTACTTTCAAAAAGAACTTAGTTCTGGCTGTTGGTTTTCTTGCTATACCCATACGGACAATGACGGCAACCGCTTTCACAGCAATAACCACGTTTAAGATGATATTGTTCTGTAAAACATTTGTAGCCCTCTGGCGTTAGGTAGTAATCGCCATCTTCTATAGGAATATGTTTTTTTAAGTAGGACATATTACAAAGATAAGGATACGGCACAGACTTTGAATAACGTCTATAATATAAGTAGTAACGTACAAGTATTAAGGAGATCTTAAGATACTGGATGTTATAATTGATTTATTTTTGACCTATGTTTCTAATTGTAAATAAATATTTATTGCGCAAACGCTTTGTGGGAGTGACCCTCTGGCCATTTATAGTAATGCGTACTCCAGATCTCAAGGAGGATATTGTATTTATTAATCACGAGAAAATCCACATTAGACAGCAAGCAGAAATGCTTGTGCTGCCATTCTTTATATGGTATGTAATAGAGTATTTTATAAGACTTATACAGTACAGGGATAATTATGTGGCTTACCTTAATATAAGTTTTGAAAGAGAGGCTTATGCTCGTGAGTGCGAGCTTAGCTATCTAGAAAAGCGTCCTTTTTGGAGTTTTCTAGCGTATCTTTAACCCGTGAATCTTACTTCAGAAAATCAATTTATTTCAGAAACTAATGGCTATTCCCTTTCTATTAAAAGGGAGGACTTACTGCATCCTACAGTTTCTGGAAACAAGTTTAGAAAACTTAAATATAACCTTATACAAGCCCGAGAAGAGGGTTTTGAAACCTTACTCACTTTTGGAGGAGCTTACTCAAACCATATTGCTGCTACAGCTGCGGCTGGGCAATTAGAGGGTTTTAAAACTATAGGTGTTATACGTGGAGAAGAGCTAGGTGTTAATCTTGCTAAAACGCTTGAAAGTAATCCTACACTGGCATTTGCACATGAGTGTGGGATGAAATTTCACTTTATATCAAGAGAAGAATACCGAGAAAAAGATGAGGTACGCTTTCGCGAAAGCATAACAACAACCTTTAATAATCCGTTTATAATTCCCGAAGGCGGAACTAACGAGCTTGCTATCAAAGGTTGTGAAGAGATCTTAACTGAAGATGATACAGACTTTGACTACATATGTTGTCCCATAGGAACTGCGGGAACAATTTCTGGTATTATTAATAGTCTCAAGCCACATCAAACAGCAATAGGTTTTCCAGCACTCAAGGGAAATTGGGTGGCAGATGAAGTGAGAAAATATGCAAATAATGAGCAGTGGGAGGTTATTGCCAACTATCATTTTGGTGGATATGCAAAGGTGAATGGTGATCTCATTAACTTTATAAATGAATTTCATTCAAAGCATCAGGTTTTACTAGATCCTATTTATACGGGTAAGATGCTTTATGGCATTTCAGAGCTTATGAAAGGTGGGTATTTCCGCGAGAATTCTCGTATTTTAGCCGTTCATACGGGAGGTTTACAAGGTATTGCAGGAATGAACATCCAGCTTGCCAAAAAAGGGCTTCCACTCATAGACTAATTATATGTTGAAACGTTTTACCATACTCTTGATTATAGGAATACTCTCTGTAAGTTGTGGCGGTTCTAAAAAAGCTACGCGTTCTAAGAAAAGAACGAAGGCTACACGAACTATAGAGAGGAGACAGCCATCTCCAAAAGTGACGGAAGCAAAAACACCAGATGAGAATCTTGATAATGGTGTAAATCCAGT
This window harbors:
- the alaS gene encoding alanine--tRNA ligase — its product is MKSQEVRKQFLDFFESKKHTIVPSAPMVLKDDPTLMFTNAGMVPFKEYFLGNATPKNTRLSDTQKCLRVSGKHNDLEEVGKDTYHHTMFEMLGNWSFGDYFKEEAIAWAWEFLTEVVKIDKDSLYVSVFEGDKEDGLDRDQEAFDIWKQRIDEDRIIDGNKKDNFWEMGAQGPCGPCSEIHVDIRSAEEKAKVDGKTLINMDHPHVVEIWNLVFMQYNRLADGSLVKLPNQHVDTGMGFERLCMVLQGVQSNYDTDVFTPLMSEIETITNSKCGNDEEIDIAVRVIADHVRAVSFSIADGQLPSNTGAGYVIRRILRRAIRYGFTFLDTKEPFIYKLVATLVKQMGDAFPELKSQKNLITNVIREEEASFLRTLDKGLLLLDNVIAATKGDTVSGDKAFELYDTYGFPIDLTALILSEKNLKLDEKGFEAALKEQKDRSRAATKVETDDWNILQEDAEEEFIGYDTLEASVKITRYRKTESKKDGELYQLVFNLTPFYPEGGGQVGDKGYLETPSGEVVYIIDTKKENNLIIHLAKNLPRSTEGTFKAVVDVKQRSRTAANHTATHLLHQGLRKILGTHVEQKGSMVHSRNLRFDFSHFSKVTSEELKEVEDFVNARIRENLSLEEQRGIPYDQAIQEGAIALFGEKYGDAVRTIRFGKSMELCGGTHVKNTGDIWHFKITSEGAVASGIRRIEAITSDAAKDYFTSETEAYNQVKATLKGNQDPVKAITSLLDENAALKKQVEALIKEKAQNLSGDLAKEFVDIDGVDFLAKKVDLDAGAIKDLAFKLGENKDNVFLLFGTEQNGKALLSCYISKELVASKNLNAGTVVRELGKHIQGGGGGQPFFATAGGKNPAGIDAAIAEVKNYLV
- a CDS encoding GSCFA domain-containing protein, translated to MKLQTQIPLEPAARQFGYDHKLLLLGSCFAQNIGDKLAYYKFQAVTNPFGIIFNPVALERLVADAVANKTYTEADVFELDGVWKSFYAHSDKNALTRLGAVIHLQEAQQLLRQQLIESSHLFVTLGTAWVYKHLERDEVVANCHKVPQQAFTRKLLSVTEIQGSLSRICELVKTLNPQIEIAFTVSPVRHIKDGIVENTRSKSHLLTAVHQLVDSREASYFPAYEIVMDELRDYRFYTSDMVHPSEQAVTYVWERFVEVYAFAKAQQTMKKVAQIKQGLAHRPFNEDSAAHQKFLVKLEGQKEKLVQEFPWMRF
- a CDS encoding rhodanese-like domain-containing protein, producing the protein MGLFSNFFGKKQRKLDDFFSRDAVIIDVRSKAEYDSGAIPGSKHIPVQNIAAQATTIKKWNKPVICVCASGGRSATAAAVLRSKGIEAMNGGGWLSLYKKMIT
- a CDS encoding aromatic amino acid hydroxylase, giving the protein MEIPVTSNPLLDRLPKHLGQYIKAQDYDQYTPINQAVWRYVMRKNVAHLSQVAHESYMSGLKKTGISIDNIPSMYGMNRILKEIGWAAVAVDGFIPPNAFMEFQAYKVLVIASDIRQLENIEYTPAPDIIHEGAGHAPIIASPDYAEYLRRFGEIGARAISNAHDMDMYEAVRKLSILKEAEGIAQKDIDAAEDEVNRLQQMTVEPSEIALIRNLHWWTVEYGLIGTLEDPKLYGAGLLSSLGESKHCLTDAVKKLPYSIDAAYQEFDITQMQPQLFVTPDFGYLMEVLEEFAETMALRRGGWRGVQKLIDCKQLGSIELNTGLQVSGNFSNMIQDEDNRVVYFETHGPSALSYRGKELIGLGTDHFRKGFSSPLGKLKRSSMAIENMSPRDLKAFEIYEGGINSFEFESGITVTGMITTGTRSVDGTLLVVHFDGCEVSYKGDKLISRKNGPFDMAIGTSVVSAFAGAADHDSFEIKSQVSTTTTIQHELSEEDKKLNEFYKEVRTQRESGAPQETTLLTIFQTVQKQYPSDWLLSLEIFELTRNKEVLAHLESLMISRANIAHLIKDGLSLVMEDNGVIQ
- a CDS encoding enoyl-CoA hydratase/isomerase family protein; translated protein: MTQPYVKTLKANGIATITFFHPAHNSMPSTVLADLESAIQNSGEDEDVKVIILQSGGERTFCAGASFDELKSIEDNVEGKEFFMGFARVILAMRSCPKIIIGRIQGKAVGGGVGLAAATDYCYATKYASIKLSELTIGIGPFVIAPAVERKIGLNGLSDLTLNATEFYSPEWAKEKGLYAALCETSILMDEAVQALAVKLASYNPEAVTAMKKALWEGTDHWPSLLEERAEMSGTLVLSKFTKDTLGAL
- a CDS encoding DUF4136 domain-containing protein codes for the protein MKALRLLPLLGAVLLLASCSTVRVASDYDKETNFNEYKTFAFYKPGIDKAEISDLDKKRVLRAIESEMMAKGFTKSENPTVLVSIFTKAKERIDVYQNNFGFRGGWGGFWGPWGGPWGWNGGFNNNTVARSTQGTLYIDLIDANKNQLIWQGQGTAPLVTGDVDKREERINLIVQEILGVYPPQVAGN
- a CDS encoding DUF5522 domain-containing protein, producing the protein MSYLKKHIPIEDGDYYLTPEGYKCFTEQYHLKRGYCCESGCRHCPYGYSKKTNSQN
- a CDS encoding pyridoxal-phosphate dependent enzyme, which encodes MNLTSENQFISETNGYSLSIKREDLLHPTVSGNKFRKLKYNLIQAREEGFETLLTFGGAYSNHIAATAAAGQLEGFKTIGVIRGEELGVNLAKTLESNPTLAFAHECGMKFHFISREEYREKDEVRFRESITTTFNNPFIIPEGGTNELAIKGCEEILTEDDTDFDYICCPIGTAGTISGIINSLKPHQTAIGFPALKGNWVADEVRKYANNEQWEVIANYHFGGYAKVNGDLINFINEFHSKHQVLLDPIYTGKMLYGISELMKGGYFRENSRILAVHTGGLQGIAGMNIQLAKKGLPLID